A stretch of DNA from Borrelia puertoricensis:
GAGAACAGAGCTTTATTATGTAACTAAAAGAATCCAGGATGAAATAGGATTACTGAGAGGAACAGGTTTTAAGGGAAAGAGACAAAATTTAAATCGATTACAAGGTTGTTTGAGAGGTGAAATTTTTAATTCTGAAGATCTTATGAATAAAATTGATATTGCAATTGGTGAATTGGAATCCGCAAAATATTTTTTTGAAGAAGCACAAAAAACTTTAAAAGAAGCTATTACTGAAAGATTAAGAAGTAAAAAACGTAGAAGTTACTCATCAAGAGGAAGTAATAGTGATTTTTTGACTAGGAAAGCACGAAGTGACGCAGAAAATGTTTCAAGTTTATTAGAATCTTCTTCTAGCAGAATAGGAGAAGCAATGGGAATAAAAAAAGAGATAGAGGAAGTTATTAATGAGGCAAAGTCTGTTCTAGGTAGTCTTTCAGGATAGAGACTGAAAGATTTAAATATTTTATAACATTAGTATTTT
This window harbors:
- a CDS encoding P12 family lipoprotein, coding for MKRSILSVCILALLCLLSCDINALNDLLSEVREKFLDESKDNKYLNHEQGNQEQKEVVIDLLEEGVDIQQDMGVRPVNAEFEVFRQEYPYYSQEEIEIKEEDLTPSTESEKEADKAIKGVENTLKNSGFPLLMSAYNLKNEYEQMRTELYYVTKRIQDEIGLLRGTGFKGKRQNLNRLQGCLRGEIFNSEDLMNKIDIAIGELESAKYFFEEAQKTLKEAITERLRSKKRRSYSSRGSNSDFLTRKARSDAENVSSLLESSSSRIGEAMGIKKEIEEVINEAKSVLGSLSG